The following nucleotide sequence is from Nautilia sp. PV-1.
AATAGGTCCTGATGTTGATATAGGCGAAAACTGCGTTATTTATCCTAATGTTACCGTTTACAGAGATACCAAAATCGGAAACAACGTAAGAATACATGCCGGCACTGTTATCGGAAGCGACGGTTTCGGATATGCTCATACGAAAGACGGCAGACATGTAAAAATATATCATTTAGGATATGTTGAAATAGAAGATGACGTCGAAATAGGTGCAAATACGGCCGTTGACAGGGGCGTGTTCGGTAAAACGATTATAAAAAAAGGCACTATTATCGATAATCTCGTTCAGATTGGACATAACTGCGAAGTCGGTGAATGCTCTATAATGGTCGGGCAGTCAGGTCTGGCGGGCAGTACCAAGCTCGGAAGAAATGTAATTATGGGCGGACAGGCTGCTACGGCCGGACATTTGGAAATTGCCGATTTTACAACTATTGCGGCAAGAGGAGGAGTGTCTAAAAGTATCAAAAAACCGGGTGTTTATTCAGGGTTTCCGTTAATGCCTCACAAACAGTGGCTTAAACTTCAGGGCGTATTAAGCAGACTTCTTAAAAAATCTTGATATATATCAATCTTTTTTTTTCTTCTTTCGCTAAAATTAATCAAAAATATTTAAAGGTGTCGATATGATGGTCTATTTAGATAACAATTCAACTACTCCTATGGATGATAAAGTTAAAGATGTTTACTGTAAAAGTACAGATTTGTTCGGAAACGTAAACGTTATTTATCAATTAGGAATAGAAGCCAGAAAAGCGATGAACGACGCGTATGATATTTTATATCCTGGGATTGGCGCGGCAGACGAAGACGATATTATTATTACTTCGTCAACGAGCGAAGGTAACAATACGGTAATAAAGACTTTTATTGACGCCTATCTTAAAGGAAACGGTAAAAAGCATATCATTACCACTGTCAGTGAACATTCGTCAATTAAAGCCCCGTGCGCATATGCCAAAACACTCGGTATGGAAGTTACTTATCTTTATACGGATGAAAACGGAAGAATCGATCCTAAAGAGCTTGAAAATGCAATAAGAGAAGATACGGCTCTTATAAGCGTGCTATTAGCTAGTAACGAAAGCGGTGCCATTCAGCCGATTAAGGAAATAAGCGAAATTGCAAGAAGACATAATATACCTTTTCACTGTGACGGAGCTCAGGCTATCGGAAAAGTAAAAGTAAACGTAAGGGATCTCGGGGTTGATTATTTTACGTTCGCAGCTCATAAATTTCACGGACCTAAAGGAGTAGGAGCGCTTTATGTCAGAGATGGGGCTCCTTACGTCAACCTTATTCACGGCGGAAACCAGATGGGAGGAAAAAGAGGCGGAAGCGTATATCTCAACGGTATGATAGCCATGGCCGAAGCTCTTAAGCTGGCTAACGAACACCTGGATGAAATGAATACGAGAGTTGCAAAATTAAGGGATAAACTGGAAGAAGCGATACTGAAAATTCCGGATACAAAAAGCTATGTGGATAAAAAATACAGACTTCCTAATACGGTTGTTGCTTCTTTCAAAGGAATTGAGGGTGAATCCATGCTGTGGGATTTAAACGTTAACGGAATATATGCCGCAACGGGCAGCAGCTGTTCGAGTGAAAGACTTGAGGGAAGCGAAGTCCTCGAAGCGCTGGGTGAAGATCCTGAAATAGCACATACGGGGATAATATTTTCACTCAGCCGTTTTACTACGGAAGAAGAAATAGATTACGTCATTGAAAAACTTCCGGGAATTGTTGAGAGATTAAGAGCTATATCAATGACTTACGCCAAGGTTGCGCCTAAATAAATTGAGAATGTAGAATTGAGAATTAGAAACTTAAAAACTTTAAAACCTTAATAACTTATAAATACAAGGAGATAAAATGGGAAGAAACGATTTAATAACAGGAAACGTGTGGGAACAATATTCGAATAAAGTAATCGAAAGAATGAACAATCCGAAGTATCTCGGAGAATTTACCGAAGAAGACGCCAAAAAAAGAGGACTTAAGCTTGTAGTTGCCGATTTCGGAAGCGAAGCGTGCGGGGACGCAGTAAGGCTTTACTGGCTGGTGGATCCTAAAACCGATAAAATAGTGGACGCAAGATTTAAAAGTTTCGGATGCGGAACCGCAATAGCGTCTTCTGATATGATGACGGAGCTTACTATCGGAAAAACAGTAGACGAAGCCATGAAAATAACAAATCTTGACGTTGAAAAAGCTTTAAGGGACGATCCGAATACGCCTGCGTTTCCTCCTCAGAAAATGCACTGCAGCGTAATGGCATATGACGTAATTATTGAAGCAGCGGCAAAATATAAAGGTAAAAACGCGGACGAATTAAGAGACAATGAAATCGTATGCGAATGTGCAAGGGTTACGAGAAAAGAAATAGAAGATATTATAAGAAAACACAATGTCAAAACCGTTGAAGAACTTCAGAAATACACTGATGCCGGTAAATACTGCAAAAGCTGCGTGGCACCGGGCGGACATGAAGAAAAACCGGTATATCTTGTGGATATCATTAAAGAAGTTCAGGAACAGATGAAAAAAGAAAACTTAAAACAGGCCGCCGAAACGGAAGATTTTGAAAAAATGAGCCTGATTAAAAAAATAAAAGCGATTGAAGAGTTTTTGGATACGAAAATCAAGCCTATGCTTGCAATGGACGGGGGAAGCCTCGAACTTGTCGATATCAGGGAAGAAGACGGAATTACGAAAGTATATATAAGATACATGGGAGCGTGTGCGACATGCGCAAGCGGAGGCGTTACGCTTCTTGCCATTGAAGACGAATTAAGAAAACACTTCAAAACGGATAAAATCAAAATCGAACAGATTTGATTTTCTAACTTTCTTTTTCTTCAGCTTTTTCTTAATAACTTTTAAAAACTTCTTTAAATAATCCTTTAAAATAAAAGTTTACTTTTTAATATTTTAGGTGTATAATATTAATGTAAAATTAAATTTACTATAATTATTAATTAAGGAGTCGAAAGATGAAATAATTAATCGTTATAGAAAAGAAAGTGAGTTGTTATGAAAAATTCTTTTGATTATAAATCAAGGTTTAGAATTTTAAAAGGCGGTAAAATATCGCTTGTTGTATCTGCGATGGTTTTAAATACTCTTGTGATGTCTCCGTTAAATGCGGCAATAAGTATTAAATCTCTTGTTTCATTAGATGATAGTAATGCTACTTTTACCCTTCAAAATCCATTAACATATTGTGGTGAAACAATTACAAATGTAGTGGGTATAGGATTTTCAAGTCAGATTGCTAATCATAATATTGTAATAGGAAAAGACGTTTATGTTAATCTGCATAATGATGCAGACAGCGGTAATATAGGGGTATTATACAGTGCATACGGAGTTACGAATACTACAATAACCAATAAGGGGATTCTAAACAGTTCTTCTTCCGACGGAAATGCGGTAGGAATATTCTTGGAAAACGACGTAAACACTTCGGTTTTAAACAATGAAAATAAAATTAATATAACTGCCAACGATTGGGCAGTAGCGATGTTTGGGAAGAATTTAAATTCTTCTTCAATTCAAAACAGCGGTGAAATCAATGTTCTTTCATCAACCGGTGAAGAGGTTAGAGGAATAGACACAGTTAATATGAACGGCTCAACTATTTCAAATTCCGGTGACATTACTTTGAAATACGTTAACAGCGGATCTTATAACAGCGATGAGGATTATAACTTAAGCGCTGTGGTTGTGGAAAAAAACGCGACTGCCTCTTCAATAATAAATAATGGAAATATTTCCGTTGCCACGTTTGAACGCCTGACGCTGGTTTCGGGGATTAAAATAGGCGGAAATATTTCCGGAAGTTCGGTTTTAAACACTGGAAATATAAATTTAAACGGATACAACGTTTTGGGATTCTTTTTTAACGGAGACGTTGAAAACACCGTAGTTGAAAATAGACAGACAATAAACATTCTCAGCAGCGATTCAGGTATCGGAGTGGAAAGTGACGGTAATTTTTTTAATTCTAAATTTATAAATTCCGCAAAAATTATTATCAACGGTGAGAATGCCATAGGAATGTACGCAACGGAAATCAACT
It contains:
- the lpxD gene encoding UDP-3-O-(3-hydroxymyristoyl)glucosamine N-acyltransferase; its protein translation is MCERNQSKKTYTLKEIAKYLDLQCDKDIEITGINTLQDAGETEISFLENPKYEKYLPNTKAAAVLIRKEDAGKLPENTIALITDEPYLKLAYLTKLFAKEPWEDGGYQVAFSAKVHPGVTLGKGARIGKNTVIMPGCVIGPDVDIGENCVIYPNVTVYRDTKIGNNVRIHAGTVIGSDGFGYAHTKDGRHVKIYHLGYVEIEDDVEIGANTAVDRGVFGKTIIKKGTIIDNLVQIGHNCEVGECSIMVGQSGLAGSTKLGRNVIMGGQAATAGHLEIADFTTIAARGGVSKSIKKPGVYSGFPLMPHKQWLKLQGVLSRLLKKS
- a CDS encoding cysteine desulfurase family protein encodes the protein MMVYLDNNSTTPMDDKVKDVYCKSTDLFGNVNVIYQLGIEARKAMNDAYDILYPGIGAADEDDIIITSSTSEGNNTVIKTFIDAYLKGNGKKHIITTVSEHSSIKAPCAYAKTLGMEVTYLYTDENGRIDPKELENAIREDTALISVLLASNESGAIQPIKEISEIARRHNIPFHCDGAQAIGKVKVNVRDLGVDYFTFAAHKFHGPKGVGALYVRDGAPYVNLIHGGNQMGGKRGGSVYLNGMIAMAEALKLANEHLDEMNTRVAKLRDKLEEAILKIPDTKSYVDKKYRLPNTVVASFKGIEGESMLWDLNVNGIYAATGSSCSSERLEGSEVLEALGEDPEIAHTGIIFSLSRFTTEEEIDYVIEKLPGIVERLRAISMTYAKVAPK
- a CDS encoding iron-sulfur cluster assembly scaffold protein, whose product is MGRNDLITGNVWEQYSNKVIERMNNPKYLGEFTEEDAKKRGLKLVVADFGSEACGDAVRLYWLVDPKTDKIVDARFKSFGCGTAIASSDMMTELTIGKTVDEAMKITNLDVEKALRDDPNTPAFPPQKMHCSVMAYDVIIEAAAKYKGKNADELRDNEIVCECARVTRKEIEDIIRKHNVKTVEELQKYTDAGKYCKSCVAPGGHEEKPVYLVDIIKEVQEQMKKENLKQAAETEDFEKMSLIKKIKAIEEFLDTKIKPMLAMDGGSLELVDIREEDGITKVYIRYMGACATCASGGVTLLAIEDELRKHFKTDKIKIEQI